One stretch of Juglans microcarpa x Juglans regia isolate MS1-56 chromosome 3D, Jm3101_v1.0, whole genome shotgun sequence DNA includes these proteins:
- the LOC121256671 gene encoding phosphatidylinositol 4-phosphate 5-kinase 1-like, whose product MNDPKMREAALFCDELNDIVSSSKKKKSEEEKLGKDTQKPLQLVGVGRCRSQAASRRVTPTTLTASPTLSAGVASPSTVEKALPNGDLYMGSFAGSAPHGSGKYLWTDGCMYEGEWRRGKASGKGRFSWPSGATYEGDFKSGRMEGFGTFIGSDGDSYRGSWSSDRKHGYGQKRYANGDYYEGYWKRNVQDGQGRYVWKNGNEYVGEWKNGVISGRGILIWANGNRYDGEWDNGVPKGSGVFTWPDGSCYVGSWNKDLKIQLPNGTFYPGNGKEQCFKSGNGAFLDDDNLMITMRKRSSVDGARGSLTERSFPRICIWESDGEAGDITCDILDNVEASMFYRNGTGLDRDGIRQFPRRPCCFTGEAKKPGQTISKGHKNYDLMLNLQLGIRYSVGKHASLLHELKCTDFDPKEKYWTRFPPEGSKITPPHLSTEFRWKDYCPMVFRHLRELFQVDPADYMMAICGNDALRELSSPGKSGSVFYLTQDDRFMIKTVKKSEVKVLLRMLPSYYKHVYRYDNSLVTKFFGVHCVKPIGGQKTRFIVMGNLFCSEYRIHRRFDLKGSSHGRTTDMPEGEIDETTTLKDLDLNFVFRLQQSWYQELVKQVDRDCEFLEAEGIMDYSLLVGLHFRDDNTCDKMGLSPFVLRTGKKDSYQNEKFMRGCRFLEAELHNMDQILAGRKPLIRLGANMPARAERMARRSDFDQYTPGGISRLTPSRSGESCEVVLYFGIIDILQDYDISKKIEHAYKSFQADPTKISAVDPKLYSRRFRDFIGRIFIEDR is encoded by the exons ATGAATGACCCAAAAATGCGTGAAGCGGCACTATTCTGTGACGAGCTTAACGACATCGTTTCCAGcagcaagaagaagaaatcaGAAGAGGAGAAGCTAGGGAAGGATACGCAGAAACCGCTTCAGCTAGTCGGAGTAGGCCGTTGCAGATCCCAAGCCGCTTCGCGGAGAGTGACGCCGACCACCTTGACGGCTTCGCCTACCTTAAGCGCCGGAGTTGCGTCCCCGTCGACCGTCGAGAAGGCCCTACCGAACGGCGATCTCTACATGGGTAGCTTTGCGGGGAGTGCGCCGCACGGATCGGGAAAGTACCTGTGGACCGACGGGTGCATGTACGAGGGGGAGTGGCGGAGAGGGAAGGCCTCGGGGAAAGGAAGATTCTCGTGGCCCTCTGGCGCCACCTACGAGGGCGACTTCAAGTCGGGTCGGATGGAGGGGTTCGGGACCTTCATCGGGTCTGACGGCGATTCCTACCGAGGGTCCTGGAGCTCTGATCGGAAGCACGGTTATGGCCAGAAGCGCTACGCCAACGGCGACTACTACGAGGGCTACTGGAAGCGTAACGTACAAGACGGGCAAGGCCGGTACGTATGGAAGAACGGGAACGAGTACGTGGGCGAATGGAAGAATGGGGTAATTTCTGGCCGGGGAATCCTGATTTGGGCCAACGGGAACCGTTACGACGGCGAATGGGACAACGGCGTTCCCAAGGGGAGCGGGGTTTTCACTTGGCCGGATGGCAGCTGCTATGTCGGTAGCTGGAACAAAGACCTTAAGATTCAGCTACCGAATGGGACGTTCTATCCGGGAAATGGTAAAGAGCAATGCTTCAAAAGCGGCAATGGCGCTTTTCTTGATGATGATAATTTGATGATAACGATGCGGAAGAGGTCATCCGTGGACGGCGCAAGAGGAAGCTTGACAGAGCGGAGTTTTCCAAGGATTTGTATATGGGAATCAGATGGAGAAGCCGGGGATATCACCTGCGATATACTCGACAATGTGGAGGCCTCCATGTTTTATCGGAACGGGACGGGGTTAGATCGGGACGGGATTCGACAGTTTCCGCGGAGGCCATGCTGTTTCACAGGCGAGGCTAAAAAGCCTGGGCAGACAATATCAAAGGGGCATAAGAATTACGATTTGATGCTTAATCTTCAATTGGGAATTAG GTATTCTGTTGGAAAGCACGCGTCTTTGTTGCATGAGCTTAAGTGTACTGATTTCGATCCCAAGGAGAAGTACTGGACTAGATTTCCACCCGAAGGATCGAAGATAACGCCTCCCCATCTGTCGACAGAGTTCCGGTGGAAAGATTACTGCCCCATGGTGTTTAG ACATTTGAGAGAGTTATTCCAAGTAGATCCTGCTGACTACATGATGGCTATTTGTGGGAATGATGCCCTCCGAGAGCTTTCTTCACCGGGGAAGAGCGGAAGCGTCTTTTACCTTACCCAGGATGATAGATTTATGATAAAAACTGTGAAGAAATCAGAAGTCAAG GTGCTTCTTAGGATGCTTCCGAGTTACTACAAACATGTTTATCGGTATGACAATTCCCTGGTGACAAAATTCTTTGGGGTGCATTGCGTCAAACCAATTGGTGGCCAGAAG ACTCGGTTCATCGTGATGGGTAACTTATTCTGCTCAGAGTATCGTATCCATAGACGATTTGACCTTAAGGGATCCTCTCATGGCCGCACAACAGATATGCCAGAGGGTGAGATTGATGAAACCACGACCCTCAAGGACCTTGATCTTAATTTTGTCTTTCGCCTCCAGCAGAGTTGGTACCAAGAGCTCGTCAA ACAAGTCGATCGTGATTGTGAGTTCTTGGAGGCGGAGGGAATCATGGACTACAGTCTTTTGGTTGGTCTTCACTTCCGTGATGACAATACATGTGATAAAATGGGGTTATCACCATTTGTATTGCGCACTG GCAAAAAGGATTCATATCAGAATGAAAAGTTTATGCGAGGATGCCGCTTCCTTGAAGCGGAGCTACACAACATGGATCAAATTTTAGCTGGCCG AAAGCCCTTGATCAGGTTAGGAGCGAATATGCCTGCAAGAGCAGAGCGGATGGCCAGGAGGAGTGACTTCGATCAGTATACTCCTGGTGGTATCAGCCGGTTGACCCCTTCACGCAGTGGTGAGAGCTGCGAAGTAGTCCTTTATTTTGGGATCATCGACATTTTACAGGACTATGATATCAGCAAGAAGATAGAGCATGCATACAAATCCTTTCAAGCTGACCCAACTAAGATTTCAGCTGTTGATCCAAAGCTCTACTCAAGGAGATTTCGGGATTTCATAGGGAGAATCTTTATAGAAGACAGGTAG